The genomic window CTCTCCCCGCCGCTCCGGCCGCATCTCCGCTTCGGCGAGCGCGTCGCGCTGGCCTCGCGCCGGCTCTTCCCGCGGCTCTTCGAGCGGATGATCGCCGGCAGCCCGCATCGCTGGATGGCCGACCGCTACGCCGCGGTCAGCGAGGCCGACTCCGCGCTGGGCGGCCTGCGCCTGCCCGTGCTGGCCATCCACGCCAAGGACAACCCCGAGCTCGGACCGGCCGGCCTCGCGCGCGTGCGGCGCGCGCTGGGCAAGCAGGCGCGCACGCTGCTGCTCGAGAAGGGGGGACACCTGCTGCTCGAGGGCGTCGAGAGCGCGCAGGTGACGCGCGAGGTGCAGGAGTTCATCCAGGCGCGTCAGCGCGAGGCGGCGCCCAAGGCAGAGGCCGCGGGAGCGCCGGCGGCCTGAGTCAGGCCTGGCCCGGCTCGCCGGCCATCGGACCCTGCCCCGTTCCGATCCCCAGCTCGCGGCAGAAGTGGTACCACTCGCCCACGGTGAAGATCTGCCGCAGGTTGAAGGCCTCGCTGCGCAGGGTCTCCAGGATGCGAACGTAGTCCTCGAAGCCGATGTCCAGCTTGGCCAGCAGCTCGTCCAGGCCGCGGCGTCCCTCGTCCAGCCGCGAGGCGTAGACCGCCGCGCGCGCGTAGTAGCTCTTGCCCCGCCCGATGCTCTCCTCCCGGCTCGTCGTCCACGGACAGCTGCCCTCCTGCGCGCCGCGCAGCCAGGGGTTGCCGAAGAGCCCGACGCTCAGCAGCAGATGGTCCGCGTTGCGCCGGTAGATCAGGTACTTCGTGCGGCACTCGCGCGCGGCGCGCACCCGCTCGAAGAGCTCGGACTCGTAGGGGATGATCGTCGCGCCGGCCCAGTGCTCGCGGCCCTCCGCGTAGCGGCAGAGCAGCGCCGCGAGGTACATGTTGACGTCCTCGTCCGGCCGGTGGCAGCCGGTCTCCAGCCCCGCCGACAGACGGCTCCGTAGCAGGGCCTCGATCATGAAGGCGAAGCGCTGCTTGCGCCGCTGGGCGCGGCCGCCGTCGATCTGCAGGTAGGGAATGTCCACGGCTGTCCTCCCTGGCGGTGCCCGGCCGGGGCGAGTCGTGGAAAAACTGCAAGGCACATGCCACGGGCCGCGGGCGCTCCGCGCGGCCACCTCGTCGGGAGTCTTGCGGAATGCGAAGCCGCGCTCACGCCGCGCCGGGAAACGCTCCGCCCTCGCCGGGTCCCGCGGGGAAGGAAAGGCCATCCCGGGGTCGGCTCGGCGCTGCGCAGTCCTTGCCTGCCCGCAACGGGTGCGAATCCTGCAATCCCATGAAATCCAGGGAATTATGAGGTGCAATGACGGTGGCATGGACCTTGCTGTTCCACGCCCGACGGGGAACGCCGGTGGGCCCAGCCCGGCGGCGAGTCAGCTCAGAGTGCGGAGGCGCACGTACAAGCTCAGCGGGAAGCCGCGGCTTTCCGGCAGCGTTGGGACCTTGCAAAGAAGGAAGAAACCGATGTCCGACTGGAAGGAAAGCGAATACTCGAACATCTATGTGGGAACCGAGGAGCAGGTTTCTCCGGTGCTGACCTCCGTCGAGGCAGCCGAGTATTTGAAGATGCACGTGAAGACCGTCTGCCGGCTGGCCAAGGAAGGCAAGATCCCGGCGAAGAAGGTCGGCAGCGAGTGGCGCTTCCTCAAGAGCGTGCTGGACCGCTGGCTCGCCATGGAAGTCAACTCCTAGGAGTTTTCCGCTTCGGCGGCGGGAGAGCAGGGAGGCGCCCCGCCGTCGTCGCGAATTCCTGGCCGCTCCGCGCGCGGGGCGGCTTTTCCATTGGGTACCGGTTGAGCGCAGGCCGACTTGCGGCTAGACTCGCCGCGCTTCACGCGGGCGGGCGCCCGCATGCCTCCGGAGGCCTCCTTGCGCGTTCCCATCGTCCACCTTGCACTCCTGCTCTTCCTCAGCGTTGCAGATTGCGTCACGGCCTTCGCCCAGGGGAGCCTGCGCGTGGGGCCGGACGGGGACGTCTACGACGCGCTGGAGCACTTCCGGGCGCTGGGGCTCTGGGAGGGCAGCCTGGAGCTGCGGCCGGTGCGGCGGGATCGTCTGGCCGCGGCGATCGACGCCGTCGCCGCCCACCGCGACGCGCTCGCCCCCGCCGACCGCCGCCGACTGGATGCGCTGCTCGCCCTGCGCGACGCCTGGGACCTGGACGGCGCGCCGCCCGCCGGCGCCGACGGCCCCGCGGCGCTCTGGGAGCTGGGCGCGGCGCTGAACGTCCTCGGCGGGCCGACGGACCTCGACTCGCTCGCCCTGACCTCGCGCCGGCCCCGGCGAAAGGGGGCCTTCCAGCTCTCCCTGGACGGCGAACTCGAGGGCCGTCTCAGCGCGCAGCTCCACTTCTACGAGGACTACAGCCGCTTCACCCGCGGCGCGGGCGACGGCCACTGGGTCGACAACCTGCCGGCCTCGGCCGGGGACATCACCCAGGAGCCGAGCGCGCGGCTGGACCGGGCGGTGATCGGCTGGGGGACGGACTGGGCCGAGCTGCGCGTGGGGCGCGAGGACCGCCGCTGGGGGCAGGGCCGGCGGGGCAGCCTCTTCCTGTCGGAGAACCCCTTCCCGCTGGACGGCTTCAGCTTCAACTTCGAGACGCGCTACCTGGCCGGGGCCACCCTCTTCGCGCAGACCCAGCGCGGACCGAATCCGCCGAGCTACATCCCCGGCGAGCCCTATCCGCCGGACTCCACCGAGGTCTGGGTGCCCGGGGAGGCCTACGTGGCCATCCACCGCTTCGAGCTGCGGCCGCCCGGACCGGTGACGGTGGGCCTCTACGAGGCGGCGACCTATGGCGGGCGGGGCATCGATCTGGGCTACCTGAACCCGGTGGGCTTCCTGGTGGCGATCACGCAGGACATCTACGACCAGAGCGGCACGGACGACAAGAAGGTGGTGGGCCTCGACTTCAGGGCGGACCTGCCGCCGGTGACGCTCTACGGCGAGTTCCTGCTGGACCGCCTGGTGAGCCTCGACGTGGCGAGCGCCGCCGGCGACAACCCCGGCATCTCCAGCTTCGGCGAGCTCGTCGGCCTGCGCTGGGCCAACCCGCTGGGCCTGGCCGGCGCGGACCTGGACCTCGAGTACGCCCACCTCGATCCCCAGGTCTACTTTCACCACGATGGCGACATCCGCCGCGCCTTCGTGCGCGACGACCGCCTGGACGAGGGCCGCCTCCTCGGGCACTGGCTCGGCCCCAACGCCGACGACCTCCACGCCGCCCTGCGCCTGCCCCCGGCGGACTGGGGCCGCCTCACCCTGGAGTTCGAGCAGAGCCGCTGGGGCCTGGTGGACAGCCTGCGCGGCGCCGATTTCGGCTTCATCCACGTCAAGAAGGACGACAAGGCCTGGCTGGTGGGCGACCGCTCCGTGGAGCGCCTGTACCGGGTGGTCTGGGAGCGCGCCGGCTGGCCGGGACCGCTGGCGGGGCGCGTGGACACGTCCTGCGCCGTCACGCGCGTGGAGCGCAGCGGGCTCTGGCCCGCGGACGCGGCGGGCAGGGTCCCGGGCAGCGGCTGGCAGGTCGAGTTGGGGCTGCGCTGGCGCTTCGACCGGCGGCTGCGCACGACCGGCTGAATCCCGCCCAGTGGCTCTGGCGCGTTCCGGGTCCCGTTTGTTATAATTGACAGTCCTGCCCATGTCGCGGGCAGGCGACGGCCCCGCTGCCGTCCACCGTTCATCCCCAGCCGTTGGAGAGCCAGAATGCGCTTGAGGAGCCTCCAGATCCTCACCGGGATCCTCGTCCTTGCCCTGCCGGCGATGGCCTTCGCCATCGACATCGTCGACGTCCACGCCAACACCGCGAACGGCGTGCCCACGCTCCTGAACCAGGACGTGACGGTGAGCGGTATCGTCACCAGTCCCAACAACACCTACAGCACCTTCAACCTCGAGGTGTACCTGCAGGACCCCACGGGCGGCGTGAACGTCTTCGTGAGCGGCGCCGCGGGCAGCTACGGCCTCGCCCTGGGCGACAGCATCACGGTGACGGCCAAGGTCACCCAGTTCAACGGCCTCACCGAGCTGAGCAGCGGCGGCGTGCTGCCCTTCGAGATCGTCACGCACGCGCCCGGCTATCCGGTGCCCGCGCCGACGCTGATCACCTGCGCCGATCTCAACGCCACCTTCGACTCGGTGACGCACGATGAGGTCAACGAGGGCCGCCTCGTGCGCATCGATGGCCTGACCATCGTGAGCGGCACCTGGCCCACCGCGCCGATCGGCAGCAACAGCTCCATCACCGTCACCGACGGCACGGACGACATCCTGCTCTTCATCGACAAGGACACCAGCGCCAACGGCAGCCCGGATCCCGGCGCGAACTTCAGCTGCATCGGCATCCTGAAGCAGTACGACACCACGTCGCCCTACACGAGCGGCTACGAGCTGGTGCCGCGCTTCGCCTCCGACGTGATCCCCACCCAGCCCGGCCCGCCCATCAACGGCCCCGTGCAGGTGATCGACCTGTCCAGCACCGGCGCGACGCTCTACTTCGAGACGGCCACGCCCGGCTCGAGCGAGATCGAGTACGGTCCCGACGCGAACTACGGCTTCACCGCCGGCGACGCCGGCGCCAGCGAGCTGACCCACACGATCGCGCTCGGCAGCCTCGATCCCAACAGCATCCTGCACTTCCGCGCCAAGAGCAGCGACGTCGACGGCACCCGCTACGGACAGGACCAGCTCCTGGCCACGGCCAGCGACCAGCCGGGCGAGCTGCACGTCTACATGAGCTTCACGACGGATCCGTCCTACGCCGACCCCGGCAACGAGGTCCCCGCGAGCCAGAACCTGAGCTCCCTGCTGACCGCGCTGATCAACGGCGCCGAGTCCTCCGTGGACGCCGCGCTCTACAGCTTCAGCCTGACCAACGTCCGCGACGCCCTCGTGGCCGCCCACCAGCGGGGCTGCCAGGTGCGCATCATCATCGACGCGGGCAACTCGACGGCCGCGGCCGACTACTGCGCCGGCTTCGGCATCCCCTACATCGTCAGCACCTTCGGCGGCAACCACGGCGCGGGTGACGGCTACGGCATCATGCACAACAAGTTCGTGGTCATCGATGGCCGCGACGGCGACAAGTACAACGATCGCGTCTGGACCGGCAGCGGCAACATGAGCGTGGCCGGCAGCGACGACGTGAACAACGGCCTCGACATCAAGGACTACGGCCTCGCCCAGTCCTACACGCTCGAGTTCAACGAGATGTGGGGGAGCGACACGCAGACGGCCAACGCCAGCACGGCGGCCCTCGGCTCGCGCAAGACCGACAACACGCCCCACGAGTTCCGCATCAACGGCCTGCGCATCGAGCAGTACATGAGCCCCAGCGACGCGGTGGAGTCCCAGCTCGAGCGCACGGCGGCCGGCGCCGACGCCTCGATCTACTTCGCGATCCTGGCCTTCACGAACTACAACCTCTCGGACGAGATGTACAACCGGCGCGCGGCGCTGGGCGGCAACCTGGAGATCCGCGGCGTCTTCGACGAGGGCCTGGGCGACTGCACCCAGGGCAGCATGTACTACGAGATGGCCGGCGATCCCTGCAGCGCCTACGCCTGGGACATCCCGGCGGACGTCTGGGTGGACACGCCGCTGCCCAGCACGCGCCTGCTGCACCACAAGTACATGATCGTGGACGTCAACAACCCGTCTCTCGACCCGCTCGTCGTGACCGGCAGCCACAACTGGAGCTTCGCGGCCGACGGCTACAACGACGAGAACACGCTGATCATCCACGATCAGGGCGTGGCCAACATGTACCTGCAGGAGTTCGCCGAGCGCTATCACGAGTCCGGCGGCACGGGCGACCTGGGCACGGCGACGGGCGTCGAGGACGGCACGCCGGCCGGGCGCCTGCTCGACGGCCTGCGCAGCTTCCCGAATCCCTTCAACCCGTTCACGAACATCGCCTTCAGCACCGACAGCGACGCCAGCGTGAGCCTGCGCATCTACGATCCCGCGGGCCGTCTGCTGCGGACGATCGTGGAGGGCCAGTCGCTCGCCGCGGGCTACCACCAGTACGGGTGGAACGGCGCGGACGACAGCGGCCGCCGCGTCGCCAGCGGCGTCTACTTCGCGCGCGTGGAGGCCACGTCGGGTGGGCGGACGGAGACCGTCAGCCGCAAGCTCGTGAGCATCCAGTAGTCCTCGTGGCTCGAAGGGCCTCCCCCGGCCGGGGAGGCCCTTTTTGCAGCCGCATCGCCCTCCGGCAACGGGAGCGAACGTGTCCACCCTGATCGCCCTCCGCCTCGGCCTGCTCGTGGCCCGCGTCCTGCCTCTCCCGCTGCTGGGAGCCGCGGCCGCGGGCCTGTGGCGCCTGGGCGGGCGGTTCTCGCCGCGCCGCCGCGTGGTGGCCGCGAACCTGGCGGCGGTGGCCGCGGCGGGCGGGCGCTCGGCGCGTCCCGGCGACGTCTTCGCCTGCTACGGCCGCTACTGGGCCGAGCTGCTCCACCTCGGCGCGGACCCGCGCCGCATCGAGCGCCTGGAGCGGCGCATCCGCGTGGAGGGCGGCGAGCACCTGGAGCGCGCGCTGGCGAAGGGCGGCATCTGCTTCCTGACGGCGCACCTGGGCAACTGGGATCTGCTGAGCCGCTGGGCGGCGCGGCACATTCCGTCGCCGGCGGCGCTGGCCGAGCGCCTGGAGCCCCCGGCGCTGTCGGCGTTCTTCATCGCCATGCGCGCGGCCGGCGGCGTGGCGACGCTGCACGCCGAGGGCTCGGGCCTCACGCTCTATCGCTACCTCAAGCAGGGCGGGATGCTGGGCGTGCTCGCCGATCGCGTCTTCGGACGCGGTACCGACGCCGGCGTCGGCGTGCGGGCCGTGCCCATGCTGGGCGGCGCGCGGCGTCTGCCCACGGCGGGCATCGAGCTCGCGCGGCGCTCGGGCGCGACGCTGCTGCCCATCTTTCTGCTGCGGGAGCGCGGCGGCTATGTTATCAAGGTGCTGCCGCCCCTCGCCGCCGAGACCGACCCCGTGACGGCCTTCGCGCGCGCGCTGGGGACGGCCATCGCCGACGACCCCGGCCAGTGGTGCGTGCTGTATCCTCTGCACGACGGCGACGCCCCGGCCTGGCCTGCCCCGTCCGGGCGCATGAAAGGAGCCGCGGCCTGATGAAGATCGGTGTGGTGAGCGAGTTCTACTACCCGCTGTGGGGGGGTGTCAGCGAGCACATCCGGGCCGTGGGCAACGCGCTCAAGGAGCGCGGGCACGACGTCACCGTGATCACCAGCCACATGCGCGGCGAGAGCAACAACCTGGGTCCGCGCGTCCTGCGCCTGGGCCGCAGCGTTCCGGTGCGCTACAACAACAGCCTGTCGCGCTTCAGCCTGGGCTGGCGGCTGGGCGGGGAGATGAAGGCCCTGCTCGAGGAGGAGGACTTCGACGTCCTCCACCTGCACAGCCCGCTGCAGCCGACGCTCACGCATCTCGCGCTGCGCCACGCGCGCTGTCCCGTGGTGGCGACCTTCCACAGCTACTACCCGCGCGACATGCTGGTGGAGGCCTTCCAGCTGCCGCTGCGGCGGCTGCTGCGCAAGGTGGACATCCGCGTGCCGGTGAGCGCGGCGGCCCTGCGCCCGGTGGAGCGCCTCTTTCCCGGCGACTATCGCATCATTCCCAACGGCGTGGACTACGACCTCTTCGCCAGCGCCGACAGCCTGACCCTGCCCGGCCTCGAGCCCGGCAAGCTGCGCATCCTCTTCGTGGGCGCGATGGTCAAGCGCAAGGGCCTGCCGCACCTGCTCGAGGCCTTCGCGCAGATCGGCGCCGAGCGCGACGACGTGGAGCTGCTGGTGGTGGGCGACGGGCCGGGGCGCCGCCGCGTGGAGCGCAGCCTCTCGCGCAAGGTCCGCGACCGCGTGCACTTCCTCGGTCCCGTCACCAAGCGCAGCAAGCTGGCCGGGTACTACGCGTCGGCGGACATCTTCTGCGCGCCGAGCCTGGGCCGCGAGAGCTTCGGCATGGTGCTGCTGGAGGCCATGGCCGCGGGCCTGCCCGTGGTGGGCTTCGACATCGAGGGCTACCGCGACGTCGTCACCCACGGCCG from Candidatus Latescibacterota bacterium includes these protein-coding regions:
- a CDS encoding helix-turn-helix domain-containing protein; translation: MSDWKESEYSNIYVGTEEQVSPVLTSVEAAEYLKMHVKTVCRLAKEGKIPAKKVGSEWRFLKSVLDRWLAMEVNS
- a CDS encoding lysophospholipid acyltransferase family protein, whose translation is MSTLIALRLGLLVARVLPLPLLGAAAAGLWRLGGRFSPRRRVVAANLAAVAAAGGRSARPGDVFACYGRYWAELLHLGADPRRIERLERRIRVEGGEHLERALAKGGICFLTAHLGNWDLLSRWAARHIPSPAALAERLEPPALSAFFIAMRAAGGVATLHAEGSGLTLYRYLKQGGMLGVLADRVFGRGTDAGVGVRAVPMLGGARRLPTAGIELARRSGATLLPIFLLRERGGYVIKVLPPLAAETDPVTAFARALGTAIADDPGQWCVLYPLHDGDAPAWPAPSGRMKGAAA
- a CDS encoding glycosyltransferase family 4 protein is translated as MKIGVVSEFYYPLWGGVSEHIRAVGNALKERGHDVTVITSHMRGESNNLGPRVLRLGRSVPVRYNNSLSRFSLGWRLGGEMKALLEEEDFDVLHLHSPLQPTLTHLALRHARCPVVATFHSYYPRDMLVEAFQLPLRRLLRKVDIRVPVSAAALRPVERLFPGDYRIIPNGVDYDLFASADSLTLPGLEPGKLRILFVGAMVKRKGLPHLLEAFAQIGAERDDVELLVVGDGPGRRRVERSLSRKVRDRVHFLGPVTKRSKLAGYYASADIFCAPSLGRESFGMVLLEAMAAGLPVVGFDIEGYRDVVTHGRDGLLVQPGNARALGEALKYFIDSPESRRRYGERGRAKARDLDWNAIALRVEGVYRDVLGQPEALVDDKDSDEERLVVGV